The following proteins come from a genomic window of Actinomarinicola tropica:
- a CDS encoding phosphotransferase family protein, translating into MGERPPPATLRWLEAVTGGRVARVQALAGATTSDVHAVRLVAPDGERRTVVLRRYAVPRVLEEDPGIVRREAEVLALLDGSELPAPRLLAVDEEGRDADVPAVAMSHLAGRVEWAPSDLDGWLTRLVDLMALVHAHPVAVAQVQPFRPYAPASWDPPPWLRDRGAWDAAVALAREPRPESATDVFLHRDLHPGNVLWRRGEVSGLVDWPSASIGPPSVDVVHCRTNVLVQLGVDAAERLEAVWRERTGLGIDPWIEVVMLVDAMWWTERFPRPPAVLRHMEGLLGRALSSLGG; encoded by the coding sequence ATGGGCGAGCGACCCCCGCCGGCGACCCTCCGGTGGCTCGAGGCGGTCACGGGCGGCCGGGTGGCGCGGGTGCAGGCCCTGGCCGGTGCGACCACGTCGGACGTCCACGCCGTGCGCCTCGTCGCCCCGGACGGCGAGCGGCGCACGGTGGTGCTGCGCCGCTACGCCGTGCCCCGGGTCCTCGAGGAGGACCCGGGCATCGTCCGTCGGGAGGCCGAGGTGCTCGCGCTGCTGGACGGCTCCGAGCTGCCGGCCCCACGCCTGCTCGCCGTCGACGAGGAGGGTCGGGACGCCGACGTCCCCGCCGTCGCCATGTCGCACCTCGCCGGGCGGGTCGAGTGGGCGCCCTCGGACCTCGACGGGTGGCTCACCCGCCTCGTCGACCTGATGGCGCTCGTCCACGCGCACCCGGTGGCGGTCGCTCAGGTCCAGCCGTTCCGCCCGTACGCGCCAGCGTCGTGGGACCCGCCGCCGTGGCTCCGGGATCGTGGGGCGTGGGACGCCGCGGTCGCCCTCGCGCGTGAGCCCCGCCCGGAGAGCGCCACCGACGTGTTCCTCCACCGAGACCTGCACCCGGGGAACGTCCTGTGGCGCCGGGGCGAGGTCTCGGGACTCGTCGACTGGCCGTCGGCGAGCATCGGACCGCCCTCGGTCGACGTGGTCCACTGCCGGACGAACGTGCTGGTGCAGCTCGGCGTCGACGCCGCCGAGCGCCTCGAGGCGGTGTGGCGCGAGCGGACGGGGCTCGGGATCGACCCCTGGATCGAGGTCGTCATGCTGGTGGACGCCATGTGGTGGACGGAGCGGTTCCCGCGGCCACCGGCCGTGCTCCGCCACATGGAGGGCCTGCTCGGTCGGGCGCTGTCGTCGCTCGGCGGCTGA
- a CDS encoding helix-turn-helix domain-containing protein, which yields MTDLPAIEHLVRTRLRSLRQTMGLSLDELAARTNLSPSTISRIETGKRTISLDVLLPLATALQVGLDALLDVRADDDVVIRPVPTSSGGHTVWMLSQPTSSTTAMKMRIEPTTRRPEQKVHPGHDWLFVVDGRVRLLLGEREILVETGEAAEFATMTPHAMEAVDGPAEVVMIVDRDGQRAHVHSG from the coding sequence ATGACCGACCTCCCGGCGATCGAGCACCTCGTCCGCACCCGGCTGCGCAGCCTGCGCCAGACGATGGGCCTCTCGCTCGACGAGCTCGCCGCCCGGACCAACCTCAGCCCCTCCACTATCAGCCGCATCGAGACGGGCAAGCGCACGATCAGCCTCGACGTCCTCCTGCCTCTCGCCACCGCGCTCCAGGTCGGCCTCGACGCACTGCTCGACGTGCGCGCCGACGACGACGTCGTCATCCGCCCGGTCCCCACGAGCTCGGGCGGTCACACCGTGTGGATGCTCAGCCAGCCGACGAGCAGCACCACGGCCATGAAGATGCGGATCGAGCCGACCACCCGCCGCCCGGAGCAGAAGGTGCACCCCGGGCACGACTGGCTGTTCGTCGTCGACGGGCGGGTCCGCCTGCTGCTCGGCGAGCGGGAGATCCTCGTCGAGACGGGCGAGGCCGCGGAGTTCGCCACGATGACGCCGCACGCGATGGAGGCCGTCGACGGTCCGGCGGAGGTGGTGATGATCGTCGACCGCGACGGCCAGCGGGCCCACGTCCACTCGGGTTGA